The stretch of DNA ACATCTGCTTCCGGGTCCCCCGGCGCCGGGCCTCCTGCAGGATACCCGTGCGGGCAGCTGGCACAGAGATGCGCTGCTCCCGAGCGCTGGGGGGCTCAGGAGCCCCTGGGCCTGGGGCAGGCATCTCTGGGCGCACAGAGGGTCGCAAAGGCGCAGATAGGAAGATAGAAGCTGTGGAGGTCATGGCAGCTGCGCTAGGAGGAGCGGGGGGCTCTGGGGTTCCGCCTGGAGTGACAGGCCGACTGGGGGCTGGGATGTACAGGGAGCTGGTGGCTGTCACAGGGCCCGAGGAGCGTGAGGCGCTGGGGGAACCAGAGACTGGTGCGTGACTGGGAACCCCTGACGTGAAGCTGGGCAGAGGGGTGGGCCCCTGCGGAGAAGACAAGAaggggggtggggcggggctgAGGCCCCCCAGGCTGTCGTTGGCCCTCCTGGGGGCTAAAGGCCGGAAAATAACCGAGGTGGTAGTTGGCCGCTGCCCTTGTAGGCCCGGGGTAAAGGGCCTAGCTGACCGGTTAAAGATGTTTGGAGTTGGGGTCGGGGCTCCACCACCTGGTTGGAAGGGTCTGGGGCTGGCTACAGGGGCCGGCAAGGGGCTGGGTGGGAGCACAGCCGCCTCTGGGGGAGCACTCTGGGCCCGAGGTGGTGACTGCAGGCCCTCCCCGTTGAGCATGGTTGCTGGTTCGGCCCGCACCAGTTCCTGGGTGCTGGAGTCAGTGCGCTGGCGCTGCTGTTCAAAGAGCTGCACCCCTCGCCCAGAGACCTCACTCAGCTGCCCTCCCAGCCCAGAGCCCTGGCCCTCTGATGCTCTTGAGCCCGCCCTGGCAAGCTCCATGTCCAGATAGGGACTGTCCCAGTCAGACTGATTGGTGAGGCTGCGGGCGTCGGAGAAGGCTTCTTCGTCCAGCTCTGACTCACTCGTGGGGGGAACgccgtcctcctcctcctcagcgcCGGTCCCAGCAGCAGCCCCGAAGCTCACCAGAGTGTACTTCTTGGCTCTCTGCCGCCGTTTCTTAAACATAAGCACCCCTTTGGAGTGGGggttgggggctgcagtgagcagggacGCAATTGTCCTGCATTTGGTCTTGGCCtcttttatgcttttctcttggaGGCTCTCTGCACGTTGCAGTTCTGGGGAGGCCAAGAAGTAAAATGGTCAATGGGTCTTCCCAGCCTCTTCTAGTCCTGTTCCCCAAGGCTTTCACCTCCCATCCCAGCAAGCTCCCTCTTGCACTGGCCCGACCCACAATGTCCCCTGTGACAAAGTCCTCTGACTTAGGGGCAGAGTGGAGGGTGAAAGGTGAAACCAAGGACAGTTAAAGATAAGGCAAAGTCCAGTTGACTGCCCTGACACTGCTCTGACCACAGCCCTTCCATCCCATCTTACTGCTATTCTGCTCCTATCTTCCAAGAGATGTGCTCTTATCCACCCCACACACATTCCTCACCTACCTCCCATTCCTGACTGGCaatgggaaggggaggagaaagatGTGTCACTCTCCATGGCAGACAGGGAGAGAAGCAGGTCCCAGGGAGAGGAAAGATGAGAAGGAACACTTTCCACCCACCATAGGGACCATGTTAGGAGGCTTCTCATGAAGCTTACGACTCATCCTCTCCGCTACCCCTTACCCCTATGATATGGACACAAAGAACCCTTAGCAATGAGGATCTTCATTCACAATTCCACCCCCCTCATGCAATCCACATCATACACATTCACAGAAATAACTCCTACCACACAACACTTCAACAAGAATAGCCGTCTAGTGAAAGTCAACTGTAGGCGTACTTTCtcctattttctctctcattcacaTATGCCCCAGCTTACATACAGCTCCattcacatacatatatgtaaatacacgTGTCCATGTAAAAACACCATCACTCAAATACATTCACACACCTACATGCTCTAGGTGGCCCTTCATCCCAGAGACCTCCCTGCAGAAACCCTGTTACTAACAGTGTAGACAGAATTCTAAAGTTTATCTCGGCCTTCCAGCTGCCAAGGCAGTCGTCTGGGCTTCACACCTCTGCTACTCACAGTCAGGGGTAGTCTCCATCCAAGACGCAGGAGAAGTCAGGGTAATGTTCTCCAAGGCAACACTCCAAATCTTTAGGATACCTCAAGGTCACCAgctaaatatattatttcccCCAAGCTGGGGATGGTAGTGGGGTGGGCTTCTTTGGGGGTCAGAACTGTCTCTACGTAGAGAGCTCAGGCAGCCACTGCCATCCAGGCACACAAGGACAATGTGCTAAAGGGAACCAGGGCAGGGCTTTCCATGCCATGTGGGGCCTGGGTAGGTGGGGCCAGGAAATGGGAGAGGCTGCCCTGCTGCGAGGACCCCACCTTGCACATGGATACTCTCTGGTCTATGGTCCCCAGTTCCTCctgaaaaattattgaaattccATCTACTTTCCACTCAAGGTACCACGCTCCTTTGTAATGAGCTCCTTTGTAATGAGCGTGGTACCTTGAGTGGAAAGTAgatggaatttttttcatttgtgtcattcctgtcatcccagcgTTTATACCTCAGAATAGTGCTGTGGATGAGACAACAGGCCCTGGAGTCAGAGTTCAGTTCAGGGTTTTGGTTCTTGGGAGAGTTACCTCACCTCATTAAAgttcggtttcctcatctgtaaacgaGGGTAGACAATGGCTACCTCATAGGATTGCTATAAGGATTAACTGAGATAATATAGTAAATTTAGCACTTAACACAGTGTGAAGGCCCACTATAACCATTACTATTAAAGCCTTCTTGACACTATACTTTCTTTATATGGATACTTTCTTGTTCACACATATCTTGTCCCACGACTCACACATACATGCCT from Papio anubis isolate 15944 chromosome 11, Panubis1.0, whole genome shotgun sequence encodes:
- the SYNPO2L gene encoding synaptopodin 2-like protein isoform X3, which codes for METFEPISQEPLSQVSYDKAPDPVPELQDSFYAELQRAESLQEKSIKEAKTKCRTIASLLTAAPNPHSKGVLMFKKRRQRAKKYTLVSFGAAAGTGAEEEEDGVPPTSESELDEEAFSDARSLTNQSDWDSPYLDMELARAGSRASEGQGSGLGGQLSEVSGRGVQLFEQQRQRTDSSTQELVRAEPATMLNGEGLQSPPRAQSAPPEAAVLPPSPLPAPVASPRPFQPGGGAPTPTPNIFNRSARPFTPGLQGQRPTTTSVIFRPLAPRRANDSLGGLSPAPPPFLSSPQGPTPLPSFTSGVPSHAPVSGSPSASRSSGPVTATSSLYIPAPSRPVTPGGTPEPPAPPSAAAMTSTASIFLSAPLRPSVRPEMPAPGPGAPEPPSAREQRISVPAARTGILQEARRRGTRKQMFRPGKEETKNSPNPELLSLVQNLDEKPRAGGAESGPEEDALSLGAEACNFMQPVGAKSYKTLPPVTPKTPPPMAPKTPPPMTPKTPPPVAPKPPSRGLLDGLVNGAVSSAVIPEPPRLQGRGGELFAKRQSRADRYVVEGTPGPGLGPRPRSPSPTPSLPPSWKYSPNIRAPPPIAYNPLLSPFFPQAARTLPKAQSQGPRATPKQGIKALDFMRHQPYQLKTAMFCFDEVPPTPGPTASGPPKTARVQEIRRFSTPAPQPTAEPLVPTVLAPRAATTLDEPIWRTELASAPVPSPAPPPESPRGLGASPSSCGFQVARPRFSATRTGLQAHVWRPGAGHQ